From a single Aestuariibius sp. HNIBRBA575 genomic region:
- a CDS encoding M48 family metalloprotease, which yields MRNLVLGLGMAFGLMACVDATQPIDTPAQTSPTTQPQTPQLRASANVPRRDARQLARDFIEVVNQLEPVAEAECRRRLSRGNCDFLIVVDDSPNAPPNAFQTVDETGRPIIAFTLALLRETQNKEEIAFVMAHEAAHHIAGHLDVQRRNAAIGAQVFGQLAGTLGTDSSEALETAQEIGALVGARTFSQEFELEADEMGARIAHLAGYDPLIGAQFFTRIPDPGDHFLSSHPPNAARIAAVQRVAARL from the coding sequence ATGCGTAACTTGGTTCTTGGTCTGGGAATGGCCTTTGGTTTGATGGCGTGTGTTGATGCAACACAACCGATCGATACGCCTGCGCAAACATCGCCGACGACCCAGCCGCAGACACCGCAATTGCGCGCCAGTGCCAATGTTCCGCGTCGGGATGCCCGACAACTTGCGCGGGATTTCATCGAAGTTGTGAACCAGCTGGAACCTGTGGCCGAGGCAGAATGCCGGCGTCGATTGTCACGCGGCAATTGCGATTTTCTGATAGTTGTCGACGACAGCCCCAACGCGCCGCCAAATGCGTTTCAAACGGTGGATGAAACCGGGCGGCCGATCATCGCGTTTACCTTGGCTTTGCTGAGGGAAACTCAAAACAAAGAAGAAATCGCATTTGTCATGGCCCATGAGGCAGCTCACCATATTGCGGGGCATCTGGACGTGCAGCGGCGCAATGCGGCCATCGGGGCACAGGTGTTTGGCCAATTGGCCGGAACCTTGGGCACGGATTCCTCCGAAGCGTTGGAAACCGCGCAGGAAATTGGCGCTTTGGTTGGCGCGCGCACCTTTAGTCAGGAATTTGAACTAGAGGCCGATGAAATGGGCGCACGGATTGCGCATCTCGCTGGGTATGATCCCTTGATTGGGGCCCAGTTCTTTACCCGGATCCCCGATCCCGGTGACCATTTCCTAAGCAGCCATCCCCCCAATGCGGCCCGTATCGCGGCGGTGCAACGTGTGGCTGCGCGCCTGTAA
- a CDS encoding CoA ester lyase, producing the protein MPPFKPLVTPLFVPATRPDRISKAARSGADAIIVDLEDAVPPSEKVKARSNLADYLPDATIPIILRINAVDTDWFEQDVRFARHAGISGVMLPKTEHAADCAKIGLDLPVIGLIESAKGVVNLPDICRATNLRQLAFGSIDYAFDVGCGETRDALLLARLALVTHSRAQNLPPPVDGVTTSVTDDALIRSDADYAANLGFAGKLVIHPSQVDIVRRAMRPSDAERAWAQDVCDADQAHGGAAVLIDGRMIDAPIVKKAKRILARAGLT; encoded by the coding sequence ATGCCCCCGTTCAAACCACTTGTGACGCCGCTTTTTGTCCCCGCGACGCGACCTGATCGCATTTCAAAGGCGGCGCGCAGTGGGGCCGACGCGATCATCGTCGACCTAGAAGACGCGGTGCCGCCATCTGAAAAAGTGAAGGCCCGATCAAATCTGGCAGACTATTTGCCTGATGCCACAATCCCAATCATTTTGCGGATAAATGCCGTAGATACAGATTGGTTTGAACAGGACGTACGATTTGCGCGCCATGCCGGGATCAGCGGCGTGATGCTGCCAAAGACAGAACACGCGGCCGATTGTGCAAAAATTGGGCTAGACCTGCCGGTGATTGGCCTGATTGAATCGGCCAAAGGTGTCGTGAACCTGCCTGATATCTGTCGGGCGACCAACCTGCGTCAACTGGCTTTTGGGTCCATTGATTATGCGTTTGACGTTGGCTGTGGCGAAACCCGTGATGCGCTGCTGCTTGCGCGTTTGGCTTTGGTGACGCATTCGCGGGCCCAAAACCTGCCACCGCCTGTGGATGGCGTGACAACATCCGTGACCGACGATGCTTTGATCCGTTCGGATGCGGACTATGCGGCCAATCTGGGATTTGCAGGTAAATTGGTCATTCATCCAAGCCAAGTGGATATCGTTCGCCGCGCAATGCGCCCAAGTGATGCTGAAAGGGCATGGGCTCAGGATGTTTGCGACGCAGATCAGGCCCATGGCGGGGCTGCCGTTTTAATCGATGGTCGAATGATTGACGCACCGATTGTCAAAAAAGCGAAACGTATCTTAGCCAGGGCTGGTCTGACCTAG
- a CDS encoding cytochrome P450, producing MFDAPRNSAPELPPKPASREERVSLWTYFRLFKTDILSAQPARLYRAWMAEMRTPFFRSYLCNDPDLVDLVLKKRATDFPKSERIRVGLKPLLGESIFISNGDTWARQRRIIDPAFEGGRLREVFPAMWDSGVAAVARLKPLADGMPVDIESQTSHVAMDVIFRTLFSVPIEHETAQKAYEAFCQHQTAQPVAGIAAVLPFPKWAPRFHSPKTLRTARTIRDLIGQLIDARSQAIKAGTAPDDLSTKIMTTPDPETGQVFNAKEMIDQVAIFFLAGHETSAAALAWALYLLATHPDWQDRLAQEAHAALEPDKIYFSALSKLRHSRAVFRESMRLYPPVPMYVRQTAGRGTFRGRRIKKGSQIILSPWHLHRHERLWDRPDEFDPSRFDTPNGKQCLRSAYIPFSAGPRVCPGSAFAMAEGPLLLSMLVRAYRFDVVDGDRPVPAAHLTVRSANGIRLRLTPRLHDTKQDANS from the coding sequence GTGTTTGACGCCCCCCGCAATTCAGCGCCAGAATTGCCACCAAAACCTGCCTCACGGGAAGAAAGGGTTTCGCTCTGGACCTATTTTCGGTTGTTCAAAACCGACATCCTGTCAGCACAGCCTGCACGGCTTTATCGGGCTTGGATGGCGGAAATGCGCACGCCGTTTTTTCGATCATACCTTTGCAATGATCCGGATCTCGTTGATTTGGTTTTGAAAAAACGCGCAACGGATTTCCCCAAGTCTGAGCGCATTCGCGTGGGGTTAAAACCGCTGCTGGGCGAGTCTATTTTCATATCAAACGGCGATACCTGGGCCCGCCAACGGCGGATCATCGATCCGGCCTTTGAGGGTGGGCGATTGCGAGAGGTGTTTCCGGCGATGTGGGACAGTGGGGTGGCTGCGGTCGCACGATTAAAGCCGCTTGCGGATGGGATGCCGGTCGACATCGAAAGCCAAACCAGCCATGTCGCCATGGATGTCATTTTTCGCACATTATTTTCCGTTCCGATTGAACATGAAACCGCCCAAAAAGCCTATGAAGCGTTTTGCCAGCATCAAACGGCGCAGCCCGTGGCGGGGATTGCTGCGGTATTGCCGTTTCCCAAATGGGCCCCACGGTTTCATTCGCCAAAAACTTTGCGCACGGCCCGCACGATACGCGACCTGATCGGACAGCTGATCGATGCACGGTCACAGGCCATCAAAGCGGGAACCGCGCCTGATGATTTATCCACCAAAATCATGACAACCCCGGACCCTGAAACAGGGCAGGTATTCAACGCCAAAGAAATGATCGACCAAGTCGCGATTTTCTTTTTGGCGGGGCATGAAACGTCAGCGGCGGCTTTGGCGTGGGCGCTGTATTTGCTGGCCACCCATCCAGATTGGCAGGACAGGCTGGCCCAAGAGGCGCACGCAGCGTTGGAGCCCGATAAAATCTATTTTTCAGCCCTGTCTAAACTGCGCCATTCCCGCGCGGTTTTCCGTGAATCAATGCGGCTTTATCCCCCGGTGCCGATGTATGTACGCCAAACCGCTGGTCGTGGAACATTCAGGGGGCGCCGTATCAAAAAAGGGTCGCAGATTATCCTAAGCCCGTGGCATTTGCATCGGCATGAACGGCTTTGGGATCGTCCGGATGAATTTGACCCCAGCCGGTTTGACACCCCCAATGGCAAACAATGTCTGCGATCTGCCTATATCCCATTTTCAGCAGGTCCAAGGGTGTGTCCCGGTTCAGCATTTGCGATGGCCGAGGGGCCGCTTTTGTTGTCGATGTTGGTACGCGCCTATCGGTTTGATGTGGTCGATGGGGATCGACCCGTTCCGGCCGCCCATCTGACAGTTCGATCCGCCAATGGCATTCGCCTGCGCCTAACGCCCCGGTTACATGACACAAAACAGGATGCAAATTCATGA
- a CDS encoding alkane 1-monooxygenase, which produces MTFAPFNPTPQGRLKAWPYWVTILFVPLVILAVVYGGWTILLIPAFGWVLMPLLDTILGQDLRNPDPDTPVECLFWFRLLTCIWFPIQFLLVFGTLYYLSHVGQHSVLETFGIMFGIGVTTGTVGIVYAHELFHKPNRIERNLGDLLLALVLYGHFRTEHLLVHHPYVGTPRDTVTACYNEGFHRAFARTLTKGFGSAWRAEKAMQARRGRSPFHPSNPIWKYLGLQTGFLCLAFAVGGWIGVGLFAFQAFVAIWQLELTNYVEHYGLTRKYLGDGKYEPVKPHHSWDSAHRVSGLLLINLQRHADHHVHPLRRFPLLQIYDETQVPMLPTGYPPMTAIAMVPPVWRRLFNPRVRAWRKQFYPEITDWTPYKTMSHPTPKGAGG; this is translated from the coding sequence ATGACGTTTGCGCCTTTTAATCCCACCCCTCAGGGCCGCCTCAAAGCGTGGCCTTATTGGGTCACAATTCTATTTGTACCCTTGGTGATTTTGGCCGTGGTTTATGGCGGCTGGACGATATTGTTGATCCCCGCATTTGGGTGGGTTTTGATGCCTCTGTTGGACACGATATTAGGCCAGGATCTGCGCAATCCGGACCCTGACACACCGGTCGAATGCCTGTTCTGGTTCCGATTGCTGACCTGCATCTGGTTTCCCATCCAGTTTTTGCTGGTTTTTGGCACGCTTTATTACCTGTCTCATGTGGGGCAACATTCTGTGTTGGAAACATTTGGGATCATGTTTGGGATCGGTGTCACAACCGGGACCGTGGGCATCGTTTACGCCCATGAATTGTTTCACAAACCCAACCGGATTGAGCGAAATCTAGGTGATTTGCTGTTGGCGTTGGTGCTTTATGGGCATTTTCGAACCGAACATTTGTTGGTGCATCACCCCTATGTTGGCACGCCGCGGGACACGGTGACGGCGTGCTATAACGAAGGGTTCCACCGCGCGTTTGCCCGCACCCTGACAAAAGGATTTGGATCAGCGTGGCGCGCCGAAAAGGCAATGCAAGCCCGGCGCGGTCGTTCGCCGTTTCATCCGTCCAATCCGATCTGGAAATATCTTGGATTGCAGACGGGGTTTTTGTGCCTTGCATTTGCGGTTGGTGGATGGATCGGCGTTGGGCTGTTTGCGTTTCAAGCCTTTGTTGCGATCTGGCAATTAGAGCTGACCAATTACGTAGAACATTATGGCCTGACTCGAAAATATTTGGGGGATGGAAAATACGAACCCGTCAAGCCGCATCATTCATGGGATTCCGCACATCGTGTGTCGGGTCTGTTGCTGATCAACCTGCAACGCCATGCGGATCATCATGTGCATCCGCTTCGCCGGTTTCCGCTGCTGCAAATCTATGACGAAACACAGGTCCCCATGCTGCCAACCGGATATCCGCCTATGACGGCGATTGCGATGGTGCCCCCGGTGTGGCGTCGCCTCTTTAACCCGCGGGTGCGGGCATGGCGCAAACAATTCTATCCAGAAATCACGGATTGGACGCCCTACAAAACGATGTCACACCCCACCCCCAAAGGCGCGGGCGGCTAG
- a CDS encoding MaoC family dehydratase N-terminal domain-containing protein, with product MQNPDVSQWTGRCEKQRGVLDLSAAQKLAATLGDRAGKIGDPMPFLAHWSAFVPQSLTSELSCDGHPKLGGFMPPVPLERRMWAAGALTFHSPLHIGSDITRQSTIRSVSQKEGAAGPMVFVTIAHEYFEDDTHAISEIQDIVYLNIPQQFSPPKPKPVPVDADITEAVPMSETLLFRYSAATFNAHRIHYDLPYAQEVEKYPGLVVHGPLQATLLMRAALRQGDRQPKKFSFRGIHPMFHFDDLHIFGHDTDNGMTLCTGIVGGHQGMQANIIWEEKP from the coding sequence ATGCAAAATCCAGACGTCTCACAATGGACTGGACGCTGTGAAAAACAGCGCGGTGTGCTTGACCTGAGCGCCGCGCAAAAATTGGCAGCAACGCTTGGGGACCGGGCCGGGAAAATCGGGGACCCGATGCCGTTTCTTGCCCATTGGAGCGCCTTTGTACCGCAGAGTTTGACCTCAGAATTGTCCTGTGACGGACACCCCAAGCTCGGGGGGTTTATGCCACCAGTGCCGTTGGAACGTCGGATGTGGGCGGCGGGCGCATTGACGTTTCATTCCCCGCTGCACATCGGATCAGATATCACGCGCCAGTCAACGATCCGGTCTGTCAGCCAAAAAGAAGGGGCCGCAGGTCCAATGGTTTTTGTGACCATTGCCCATGAGTATTTTGAGGATGACACCCATGCGATCAGCGAAATTCAGGACATCGTTTACCTGAATATCCCACAGCAGTTTTCGCCCCCAAAGCCCAAACCAGTCCCTGTGGATGCGGATATCACAGAAGCTGTGCCAATGTCCGAAACGCTGCTGTTTCGGTATTCAGCCGCCACGTTTAACGCGCACCGTATCCATTACGATTTACCCTATGCGCAAGAGGTCGAAAAATATCCCGGGCTTGTTGTTCATGGCCCGCTACAGGCGACATTACTGATGCGCGCGGCGCTCAGACAGGGTGATCGCCAGCCAAAAAAATTCAGCTTTCGTGGCATTCATCCGATGTTTCATTTCGATGATCTGCACATTTTTGGCCACGACACTGACAACGGGATGACCCTGTGCACCGGCATCGTCGGTGGACATCAGGGCATGCAGGCAAATATTATTTGGGAGGAAAAACCATGA
- a CDS encoding U32 family peptidase — protein MDLTIGPNQFFWATDRWAALYRDLAQAPIDRVVLGELVCSKRLPFYQDHIPDAVATLLAAGKSVALTSLALITLKRERKQMAELAEMGVEIEVNDLTALPFLPQDAGFSVGPLVNVYNEGTLAWLAKRGAHRVCLPPELPLKSVETLASAGADLGVSIEVWGHGRLPLAISGRCYHARLHGRTKDNCQFACDQDPDGKDVKTLDDQPFMAMNGVQTLSDTYASVAHHVQALTQAGVSALRLSPQSTGFIELCHLYRQLLDGQIDGPQTAAAIHQIDGNARLSDGFLTGQRGADWSGLTASP, from the coding sequence ATGGACCTGACTATTGGGCCAAATCAGTTTTTCTGGGCCACCGATCGCTGGGCTGCGCTTTACCGGGACCTCGCGCAGGCGCCCATTGACCGGGTTGTTCTGGGTGAACTGGTTTGTTCCAAACGATTGCCGTTTTATCAGGATCACATCCCGGATGCTGTTGCGACCTTATTGGCCGCGGGAAAATCCGTTGCTTTGACAAGTCTCGCGTTGATCACGCTAAAACGTGAACGCAAACAGATGGCAGAGCTGGCCGAAATGGGTGTCGAAATCGAAGTGAACGATCTGACCGCCCTGCCCTTTTTGCCGCAAGACGCGGGATTTTCGGTGGGCCCCTTAGTGAACGTCTATAACGAAGGCACGCTGGCTTGGTTGGCCAAACGTGGGGCGCACCGGGTGTGTTTGCCCCCCGAGCTGCCTTTGAAATCCGTGGAAACGCTGGCGTCAGCGGGGGCTGATTTAGGTGTCTCAATCGAAGTGTGGGGGCATGGACGATTGCCGCTCGCGATTTCTGGGCGGTGTTATCATGCCCGTTTGCATGGCCGCACCAAAGACAATTGCCAATTCGCCTGTGATCAGGACCCCGATGGAAAAGACGTGAAAACGCTGGATGATCAGCCCTTTATGGCCATGAACGGGGTGCAAACCCTGTCTGATACATATGCCAGTGTGGCCCATCACGTGCAGGCCCTGACCCAGGCCGGGGTTTCGGCCCTGCGATTGTCACCGCAATCAACAGGGTTCATAGAGCTGTGCCATCTCTATCGCCAATTGCTGGACGGGCAAATCGATGGCCCCCAGACCGCAGCCGCAATCCACCAGATAGACGGCAATGCCCGCCTGTCTGATGGGTTTTTGACGGGGCAACGCGGTGCGGATTGGTCCGGTCTGACCGCCAGCCCGTAG
- a CDS encoding CoA transferase, whose product MSGILTGMRIVEGSAFVAVPLAGMTLAQMGADVIRFDRLGGGLDATRWPVAPNGNSHFWAGMNKGKRSIALDMRSPRGRELVTQIITAPGKDAGMFMTNLKVRGWMDHETLSQHRKDLIMVSLKGDRHGRPAVDYTVNPALGFPAITGPEGSTDPVAHALPAWDCVAGQLMVSALLAAERHRFKTGRGQDVEFSLKDVGAAMLGNLGIIGDTAMGGTKRQKSGNALYGAYGQDFICADGQRIMVIGLTGRQWRGLISATETQAPLDALSTSLGVDFDDEGMRYIHRNAITDLFKPWFAARDAASIGKQFDELGLTWSLFRDFESALSNDDDLSTENPMFSEIENPGLGRFLVPGSPLNFSDYDRDEPSPAPILGANTEEILGDVVGLPDVEIASLFDEGVVKGPAGKNMRPAA is encoded by the coding sequence ATGAGCGGCATTCTAACAGGTATGCGCATCGTTGAAGGGTCCGCTTTTGTTGCGGTGCCGCTGGCGGGCATGACATTGGCGCAGATGGGGGCGGATGTCATTCGGTTTGACCGCTTGGGCGGTGGGCTGGACGCGACACGCTGGCCCGTTGCCCCCAATGGCAACAGCCATTTCTGGGCGGGGATGAACAAAGGCAAGCGGTCGATTGCACTGGATATGCGATCCCCCAGAGGGCGTGAATTGGTGACACAGATCATCACAGCCCCGGGCAAAGATGCGGGAATGTTTATGACCAACCTCAAGGTACGTGGGTGGATGGATCATGAAACCCTGTCCCAGCACCGCAAAGACCTGATCATGGTTTCGCTCAAGGGGGATCGCCATGGCCGTCCCGCGGTGGATTACACGGTCAATCCGGCGCTCGGCTTTCCGGCGATCACTGGTCCAGAAGGCTCGACCGATCCCGTCGCTCATGCGCTCCCTGCATGGGATTGTGTTGCCGGTCAGCTCATGGTGTCGGCATTGCTTGCTGCGGAACGACATCGTTTTAAAACGGGGCGCGGGCAGGATGTGGAGTTTTCCCTAAAGGATGTTGGTGCTGCAATGTTGGGCAATTTGGGCATCATTGGGGACACTGCGATGGGGGGGACCAAACGGCAGAAATCAGGAAACGCATTATATGGGGCCTATGGGCAGGATTTTATCTGCGCAGATGGGCAGCGCATTATGGTGATCGGGCTGACAGGTCGGCAATGGCGCGGGCTCATTTCTGCGACAGAAACACAGGCCCCTCTGGATGCGCTTTCGACATCTCTGGGCGTGGATTTTGACGACGAAGGAATGCGTTACATTCATCGCAATGCAATCACTGACCTCTTTAAACCTTGGTTTGCGGCGCGCGACGCTGCATCGATCGGCAAACAATTTGATGAACTGGGCCTGACATGGTCACTGTTTCGGGATTTCGAATCCGCATTATCAAATGATGATGATTTATCCACCGAAAACCCAATGTTTTCCGAGATTGAGAACCCCGGACTGGGCCGTTTCCTGGTTCCCGGTTCGCCATTGAATTTCTCAGACTATGATCGGGATGAACCCAGCCCAGCCCCCATCCTAGGGGCAAACACAGAAGAAATACTTGGGGATGTGGTGGGCTTACCGGATGTCGAAATCGCATCGCTCTTTGACGAAGGGGTGGTCAAAGGACCTGCAGGCAAAAACATGCGCCCAGCGGCCTGA
- a CDS encoding peptidase U32 family protein codes for MEIVCPAGTPAALRAAVKAGAHTIYCGFADESNARNFPGLNFDRNEMRDGVSFAHAHGAKVLVAINTFARAGEEAIWHRAIGDAQTCGADAVILADPGLLAFTAHHHPTLRRHLSVQAAAANADIINFYAQEFGIKRVVLPRVLSVPEIAAINAETTIETEVFVFGGLCVMAEGRCSLSSYATGQSPNMNGVCSPASHVKYSQDHGVLDARLGGYTIHRVGKNDPAPYPTLCKGCFGAGGKTGHLFEDPVSLNAERLIPQLQKAGVTALKIEGRQRSRSYVAQVVRNFRAAVDALDAGKPLPEGMLARLSEGQAMTTGAYKKTWR; via the coding sequence ATGGAAATCGTCTGCCCCGCAGGCACCCCGGCCGCTTTGCGCGCCGCCGTAAAGGCCGGTGCGCACACTATTTATTGCGGCTTTGCCGACGAAAGCAACGCGCGCAATTTTCCGGGGTTGAACTTTGATCGCAATGAAATGCGCGACGGCGTGTCATTTGCCCATGCCCATGGTGCCAAGGTGCTGGTTGCGATCAACACCTTTGCGCGCGCGGGCGAAGAAGCCATTTGGCACCGCGCGATTGGGGATGCGCAAACCTGCGGCGCGGATGCGGTGATCTTGGCTGATCCGGGGTTGCTGGCGTTTACGGCGCATCACCACCCGACCCTGCGGCGACATCTGTCGGTTCAGGCCGCCGCTGCAAATGCCGACATCATCAATTTTTATGCCCAGGAATTCGGGATCAAACGGGTGGTATTGCCACGTGTCCTGTCGGTGCCTGAAATCGCCGCGATCAACGCGGAAACCACCATCGAAACAGAGGTATTTGTGTTTGGCGGACTATGTGTCATGGCAGAAGGCCGGTGTTCGCTATCGTCTTATGCGACCGGACAATCCCCCAATATGAACGGCGTGTGTTCGCCCGCCAGCCATGTGAAATACAGCCAAGATCACGGTGTCTTGGACGCCCGGCTGGGCGGATACACCATTCACCGGGTCGGCAAAAATGATCCCGCACCCTATCCAACATTGTGCAAAGGCTGTTTTGGCGCGGGCGGCAAAACCGGCCACCTGTTCGAAGACCCGGTCAGCCTGAACGCCGAACGCCTGATCCCGCAGTTGCAAAAGGCAGGTGTCACCGCCCTGAAAATCGAAGGCCGCCAACGATCTCGGTCCTATGTCGCACAGGTGGTGCGCAATTTTCGCGCCGCAGTCGATGCGCTGGACGCCGGTAAACCACTGCCAGAAGGCATGTTGGCCCGTTTATCCGAAGGCCAAGCGATGACAACCGGCGCCTATAAGAAAACATGGAGATGA
- a CDS encoding Crp/Fnr family transcriptional regulator, whose product MITTRDAPHPCGKCAFYSQSVWQPVHPGSVSVLAQGFSRKDLESGQILYQQGSENRGVFCVSKGLIALRALHLDGSSTLLKLVYPGEIFGYRSFLGNECHKTEARALQPSRICTVAHRDANRVVQGNPSVQTRLTQRCISEIDSSRARIISAATTSNRVRLADVLRRLMETHGTRIGDMLHMHLPLSRSDLADLIGVQPETMSRLFTRLKEDGEFVISGRVIQMPVSALKQRAMTP is encoded by the coding sequence ATGATCACCACACGCGACGCGCCACACCCTTGTGGGAAATGCGCCTTTTATTCCCAAAGTGTCTGGCAACCGGTCCATCCCGGATCGGTTTCTGTGCTTGCGCAGGGGTTTTCGCGCAAGGACCTGGAATCCGGGCAAATCCTATACCAACAAGGAAGCGAAAACCGGGGTGTTTTTTGTGTATCCAAAGGGTTGATTGCGCTCAGAGCACTTCATCTTGATGGGTCATCTACCCTTTTGAAACTGGTCTATCCCGGTGAAATATTCGGATACCGGTCCTTTCTGGGCAACGAATGTCACAAAACCGAAGCCCGCGCATTGCAACCGTCGCGTATTTGCACCGTTGCACATCGCGACGCAAACCGCGTCGTTCAAGGCAACCCATCGGTTCAGACACGGTTGACGCAACGCTGTATTTCCGAAATCGACAGCAGCCGCGCGCGGATTATCTCGGCGGCGACAACCTCTAATCGTGTGCGGCTTGCTGATGTGTTGCGCCGTTTAATGGAAACGCATGGCACCCGCATCGGCGACATGTTGCACATGCATTTGCCACTGTCGCGTTCCGACCTTGCGGATTTGATTGGGGTTCAGCCCGAAACGATGTCGCGGCTTTTCACACGACTAAAAGAAGACGGTGAATTTGTGATTTCTGGGCGTGTTATTCAAATGCCTGTTTCAGCGCTGAAACAGCGGGCAATGACGCCTTAA
- a CDS encoding SCP2 domain-containing protein: MSQSPAQISRLPLALTYPLRFVPLAPLSASLTLFARKTARNHPALFRRLGVHGQKRYVLDPTDLPFVILLDPNGGTPKVTVIRGSGTGAARIAGPLAALIGLVHGVYDGDALFFSRDLVIEGETAATLALRNAVDDAELDLSQELLNLSGPLARPLHNMMAFWERHTGVHLTRPDEVETW; the protein is encoded by the coding sequence TTGTCCCAGTCGCCCGCTCAGATTTCACGCCTTCCATTGGCGTTGACCTATCCATTGCGGTTTGTGCCGCTTGCGCCATTATCCGCGTCCTTGACGCTTTTTGCCCGTAAAACGGCGCGCAATCACCCCGCATTGTTTCGGCGGCTCGGGGTGCATGGCCAGAAACGGTATGTGCTGGATCCAACCGATTTGCCATTTGTCATTCTTCTGGACCCAAATGGCGGCACCCCAAAGGTGACCGTGATCCGCGGTTCGGGGACTGGCGCTGCACGGATCGCCGGACCGTTGGCTGCGCTGATTGGGCTGGTGCATGGGGTCTATGATGGGGATGCTTTGTTTTTCTCACGTGATCTGGTGATCGAAGGCGAAACCGCCGCGACGCTTGCCTTGCGCAATGCGGTGGATGACGCGGAGCTCGATCTTTCGCAGGAATTATTGAACCTTTCAGGGCCGCTGGCCCGCCCGTTGCACAACATGATGGCATTTTGGGAACGGCATACCGGTGTCCATTTGACCAGACCGGATGAGGTGGAAACATGGTAA
- a CDS encoding DUF6455 family protein, which yields MHPMGNPRDHFWLTIGMSKAVGANLGDALRDGKLTQRSYAEIINACRTCDNPQGCKHWLDQNPSATAAPDYCRNKTELAALASS from the coding sequence ATGCACCCAATGGGCAATCCACGTGATCATTTTTGGCTGACCATCGGTATGTCAAAGGCCGTTGGCGCCAATCTGGGGGATGCGTTGCGCGATGGTAAATTGACCCAGCGCAGCTATGCAGAAATCATCAATGCCTGTCGCACCTGTGATAATCCACAAGGGTGTAAACATTGGTTGGATCAAAATCCCAGCGCCACTGCTGCACCGGATTATTGTCGCAACAAAACGGAATTGGCAGCGTTGGCCAGCTCATAA